Proteins found in one Arachis stenosperma cultivar V10309 chromosome 8, arast.V10309.gnm1.PFL2, whole genome shotgun sequence genomic segment:
- the LOC130944721 gene encoding uncharacterized protein LOC130944721 translates to MVRSANFSCWTHSKTVSFIWLFSAFLFFTLFHMLLLNNSSSSSSSSSSSLNWDRRSNLYHNMERDLDQHGPAFLKHGQTSQSLSLSDIFTLNDGSVTPLLKPANPPVRANVLYMSPEFSLPIAEAVKNTFNPYFDKAIWFQNSTLYHFSMFHASHHIQPVPATKEEIEAEASSVQAVARTLCPLKIVLDRVVLTSTGVLLGCWQVNSGTDPITIRAKLKEVLPHAPQKQLYDAAILHTSFARLLGPPRASPTELPETSESVQFFHDLVNRLNRQIRGFKAEVSELWYVEEFDLLALALNGRMNTRKYKLGCSRA, encoded by the exons ATGGTTAGGAGCGCCAATTTCAGTTGCTGGACTCATTCCAAAACCGTTTCTTTCATCTGGCTCTTCTCTGccttcctcttcttcactctCTTCCACATGCTCCTCCTCaacaactcttcttcttcttcttcttcttcctcttccagTTTGAACTGGGACCGAAGATCCAACTTGTATCACAACATGGAGAGGGATCTCGATCAGCATGGACCTGCTTTCCTCAAACACGGTCAAACCTCTCAGTCTTTGTCTCTTTCAGATATCTTCACTCTTAACGATGGATCTGTAACGCCTCTACTCAAG CCTGCAAATCCTCCTGTCAGAGCTAATGTGTTGTACATGAGCCCCGAATTCTCTCTCCCTATCGC GGAGGCTgtcaaaaatacttttaatcCATACTTTGATAAAG CAATCTGGTTTCAGAACTCTACTCTCTAccattttagcatgtttcatgCCTCCCACCATATTCAACCTGTTCCGGCCACAAAAGAAGAG ATAGAAGCTGAAGCATCTTCTGTTCAGGCTGTTGCAAGGACTCTCTGCCCTTTGAAAATTGTTTTGGATAGAGTGGTTTTGACTTCAACTGGGGTGCTCCTCGGTTGCTGGCAG GTCAACTCGGGGACAGACCCCATAACTATTCGCGCTAAGTTGAAGGAGGTGCTTCCACATGCACCGCAGAAGCAGCTT TATGATGCTGCAATTCTTCACACATCATTTGCAAGGCTCTTGGGACCCCCTAGAGCATCACCTACG GAGCTGCCTGAAACATCGGAAAGTGTCCAATTTTTTCATGATCTGGTTAATCGACTTAACCGTCAGATCCGTGGATTCAAG GCAGAGGTGTCAGAACTATGGTACGTGGAGGAATTTGATCTGCTTGCTCTTGCTCTAAATGGAAGAATGAACACTCGAAAATACAAACTTGGCTGCTCAAGAGCCTGA
- the LOC130944722 gene encoding uncharacterized protein LOC130944722 encodes MECSRRSSSRDVSLKELSRRLAEFAEDRGWAQYHSPRNLLLALVGEVGELSEIFQWKGEVEKGLPNWSSEEKEHLEEEVSDVLLYLVQLADVCGLDLGQAALSKILKNAKKYPLNNN; translated from the exons ATGGAATGCTCTAGAAGATCATCATCAAGAGATGTTTCTCTAAAGGAACTTAGCAGAAGGCTGGCTGAGTTTGCTGAAGACAGAGGCTGGGCTCAGTATCACAGCCCCAGAAATCTTCTTTTAGCTCTT GTTGGGGAAGTGGGGGAGCTATCTGAAATATTCCAATGGAAGGGAGaggttgaaaaaggactacCAAATTGGAGTTCAGAAGAAAAAGAACACTTAGAAGAAGAAGTCTCAGATGTGTTGTTGTATTTGGTGCAGCTTGCTGATGTTTGTGGCTTGGATCTTGGTCAAGCAGCTCTCTCtaagattctcaagaatgccaaGAAATATCcactaaataataattaa
- the LOC130946247 gene encoding UBP1-associated proteins 1C-like — MDGRCRKEENTMAVEIAIQRELAHRKKVAAPHLRSPNSNSTKEVFPLQVKSPSQASKSIPLPGSTPRLSLSQHLSGIKRKKTLVNAEADNSVYCKICQVSCSSPFNLKQHLIGHKHREKLLELESGEKAGTSESNRCYERQWCDICKVSCMNEELLKLHFQGKKHKAQLQRLEFDQQGGVQLQNKQQKWCELCKLRCIDEFSFEQHLQGRKHILQLHAMEKEKNKLKEKDPLIL, encoded by the exons ATGGATGGTAGGTGCAGGAAAGAGGAGAATACAATGGCAGTGGAAATTGCAATCCAGAGAGAGTTGGCACATAGGAAGAAGGTGGCAGCACCACATTTGAGATCACCAAATTCTAATTCCACTAAGGAGGTTTTTCCTTTACAG GTTAAATCACCAAGTCAAGCTTCCAAGTCAATACCATTACCAGGTTCAACTCCAAGGCTATCTTTGAGTCAACACCTTTCTGGAATCAAGAGAAAGAAAACATTAGTCAATGCAGAGGCAGATAATAGTGTGTACTGCAAAATCTGCCAAGTATCTTGCTCAAGTCCATTCAATCTCAAGCAGCATTTGATAGGCCACAAGCACAGGGAGAAGCTGCTAGAACTCGAATCCGGCGAGAAAGCTGGAACAAGTGAGAGTAATAGATGCTATGAGAGGCAATGGTGTGATATATGCAAAGTTTCATGTATGAATGAAGAGTTGCTGAAGCTTCACTTTCAAGGTAAAAAGCACAAGGCTCAATTACAGAGGTTGGAATTTGATCAGCAAGGTGGTGTGCAGCTTCAAAATAAGCAACAAAAATGGTGTGAACTATGCAAATTAAGGTGCATTGATGAGTTTTCATTTGAGCAACATCTTCAAGGTAGAAAACACATCTTGCAGCTGCATGCTatggagaaagaaaaaaacaaattaaaagagaaagatcCATTGATATTATGA
- the LOC130946800 gene encoding probable LRR receptor-like serine/threonine-protein kinase At1g74360: MSQKEADSWGFLLVCFLVLFFPGKLVAGGSMDTDKQIMLKLKSYIENQTVGETGRFMNWNNSNHCDWSGISCSLINGSDSWRVVSIDLSSSSISGEIFSNFSMLTELTHLDLSGNSFIGMIPEDLRKCQNLVYLNLSHNILEGELNLTGLTRLQMLDLSTNRIRGEIRSNFPAICESLVTLNVSENHFTGGIDGCFDKCLRLQYLDLSTNNLTGSIWTGFARLRQFSVSENYLTGIVPSRAFPENCSLEKLDLSENGFVGEAPKEIANCKELVTLDLSSNYFNGTVPKEFGSISGLESLLLGNNTFSRDIPDSLLNLSKLFILDVSNNGFGGDVQVIFGELKQVKFLLLQSNSYTGGLLTSGIFSLTNLCRLDLSFNNFSGPLPPEISQLSGLTFLTLTYNKFSGPIPAELGNLTNLQALDLAFNNFNGSIPPTLGKLSSLLWLMLSDNSLTGEIPPELGNCSSLLWLNLANNKLSGSLPSELARIGRNAMATFELNRRNTIGKIISGNSGCSAMRRWLPADYPPYTFVYTVLTRKNCRSLWYKLLKGYGVFSTWTYDSSSKSSQIGGYIQLSGNQLSGEVPAEIGNMVNFSMLQLGDNKFSGKFPSVISNMALIVLNISRNNFSGEIPGEISNMKSLQDLDLSWNNFSGPIPSSLFNLVELSTFNISYNPFISGQVPPNGFVIFDKSSYLGDPLLSLPSYINNTNSSHKHKHLTKSTKFSPFFMCLSLSLATLVFGLICLIVYFLLKTPKVEQGYLKKVDNDSTSSGSSPWNSDTVKIFHLNKTVFTHADILLATGNFKEDRVIGKGGFGTVYKGVFPDGRVVAVKKLQREGIEGEKEFRAEMEVLSGHGFGWPHPNLVTLYGWCLYGSQKILVYEYIGGGSLEDLVTDKVRLTSKRRLEVAIDVARALVYLHHECYPSIVHRDVKASNVLIDNDGNAKVTDFGLARFVDAEDSHVSTMVAGTVGYVAPEYGQTMQATTKGDVYSYGVLTMELATGRRAVDGGEECLVEWARRVLGLSHSEPVLVMEGEEEMLELLQVGVKCTNESPQARPNMKEVLAMLVKIYNNNPSGESGYGHLV; encoded by the exons ATGTCACAGAAGGAAGCAGATTCATGGGGCTTCCTGTTAGTCTGTTTTTTGGTCCTTTTCTTCCCAG GTAAATTGGTTGCTGGGGGTTCAATGGATACAGACAAGCAAATTATGCTGAAGCTGAAATCTTACATAGAGAATCAAACTGTAGGTGAGACAGGAAGGTTTATGAACTGGAACAACTCAAATCATTGTGATTGGTCAGGAATCTCTTGCAGCCTCATCAATGGTTCAGATTCATGGAGGGTTGTGAGCATAGACCTCTCTTCAAGTTCCATATCTGGTGAGATATTCAGCAACTTCTCTATGCTCACTGAGCTCACACACCTTGATCTCTCTGGGAATTCATTCATTGGTATGATTCCTGAGGACTTGAGGAAGTGCCAGAACCTTGTGTACCTCAACCTCTCCCACAATATTCTTGAGGGGGAGCTGAATTTGACAGGCTTGACGAGGTTGCAGATGCTGGACTTGTCTACAAACAGGATTCGTGGGGAAATTCGATCGAATTTCCCTGCCATTTGTGAGAGTTTGGTAACACTGAATGTCTCAGAGAATCACTTCACTGGTGGGATTGATGGATGCTTTGACAAATGCCTCAGGTTGCAGTACTTGGATTTGAGCACCAACAATCTTACTGGAAGCATATGGACAGGGTTCGCAAGGCTCAGACAGTTTTCGGTGTCAGAAAACTATCTCACTGGGATTGTTCCTTCTCGTGCTTTTCCTGAAAATTGCAGCCTTGAAAAATTGGATCTTTCAGAGAATGGTTTTGTTGGTGAGGCCCCTAAGGAGATTGCTAACTGCAAagaattggtgactcttgatcTTTCCAGCAACTATTTTAATGGGACGGTTCCTAAAGAATTCGGATCGATCTCAGGACTAGAATCATTGCTCTTGGGGAACAACACTTTTTCAAGAGATATTCCAGATTCCCTTTTGAACTTGTCCAAGTTGTTCATCTTGGATGTGAGCAACAACGGATTTGGTGGTGATGTACAAGTGATTTTTGGGGAACTCAAGCAAGTtaagtttcttctccttcaatcaAATTCCTACACTGGAGGACTGCTCACATCAGGAATTTTCTCATTGACAAATCTTTGCCGATTAGATCTAAGCTTCAACAACTTTTCAGGTCCATTACCTCCTGAAATCTCTCAATTGTCAGGTCTCACTTTCTTAACCTTAACCTACAACAAGTTCAGTGGACCAATTCCAGCTGAACTTGGAAATTTGACCAACCTTCAAGCACTTGATCTTGCCTTCAACAATTTCAATGGCTCAATCCCTCCAACCCTTGGGAAATTGAGTTCATTGCTATGGCTAATGCTTTCGGATAATTCGTTAACCGGTGAAATCCCACCAGAGTTGGGAAATTGCTCTAGCTTGTTATGGTTGAATCTTGCAAACAACAAGCTCTCTGGAAGCTTGCCCTCAGAATTGGCCAGAATCGGAAGAAATGCAATGGCCACATTTGAATTGAACAGAAGAAATACTATTGGCAAAATCATTTCTGGAAATAGTGGATGCTCAGCAATGAGGAGATGGTTACCTGCTGATTACCCTCCATACACGTTTGTGTATACTGTTCTCACAAGGAAGAATTGTAGAAGCCTTTGGTACAAACTTCTCAAAGGCTATGGTGTTTTCTCCACATGGACATATGATTCTTCCTCTAAATCATCACAGATAGGTGGTTATATTCAATTAAGTGGGAACCAGCTCAGTGGTGAAGTACCTGCAGAAATTGGTAACATGGTGAACTTCAGCATGCTGCAATTGGGGGATAACAAGTTCTCTGGGAAGTTCCCATCAGTCATTTCAAACATGGCACTTATAGTCTTGAACATCTCCAGAAATAATTTCTCAGGCGAAATTCCAGGCGAAATCAGCAACATGAAGTCTCTTCAGGATCTTGATTTGTCTTGGAACAATTTCTCAGGGCCAATTCCTTCAAGTTTGTTCAACTTGGTTGAGCTTAGCACATTCAACATCTCATACAACCCCTTCATATCTGGTCAAGTGCCACCGAATGGATTTGTGATTTTTGACAAAAGTTCATATTTGGGTGACCCCCTCTTGAGCCTCCCTAGTTACATTAACAACACCAATTCTTCACACAAACATAAACACCTGACCAAGTCCACAAAATTTTCTCCATTTTTCATGTGTCTTTCTCTATCACTGGCCACGTTGGTCTTTGGACTCATCTGCCTAATAGTCTATTTCTTGCTGAAAACTCCGAAGGTGGAACAAGGATACCTTAAAAAGGTGGATAATGATTCCACAAGTTCAGGTTCATCACCATGGAATTCGGATACTGTCAAGATATTCCACTTGAACAAGACAGTTTTCACACATGCTGATATCTTGTTGGCAACAGGGAACTTCAAAGAGGATAGAGTCATAGGAAAAGGTGGATTTGGGACAGTGTACAAAGGAGTGTTTCCAGATGGTAGAGTAGTGGCAGTGAAGAAGCTTCAAAGGGAAGGTATTGAGGGCGAGAAAGAGTTCAGAGCCGAAATGGAGGTTCTGAGTGGCCATGGTTTTGGTTGGCCTCATCCAAACCTTGTTACACTCTATGGCTGGTGCCTATATGGTTCCCAGAAGATCCTTGTTTATGAGTACATAGGAGGAGGAAGCTTGGAGGATCTAGTCACCGACAAAGTGAGATTAACATCAAAGCGGCGGTTAGAAGTGGCAATTGATGTGGCAAGAGCATTGGTCTATTTGCACCATGAATGCTACCCTTCAATTGTTCATAGAGATGTTAAGGCTAGCAATGTGTTAATAGACAATGATGGTAATGCCAAAGTCACAGACTTTGGACTTGCAAGATTTGTTGATGCTGAGGATTCTCATGTTAGCACAATGGTGGCTGGAACAGTAGGGTACGTTGCACCGGAATATGGACAAACAATGCAAGCAACAACAAAGGGTGATGTGTATAGTTATGGGGTTTTGACTATGGAGCTTGCAACTGGGAGAAGAGCAGTGGATGGTGGTGAAGAGTGCTTGGTTGAATGGGCTAGGAGAGTTCTGGGGTTGAGCCATTCTGAGCCAGTTTTGGTCATGGAGGGTGAAGAGGAGATGCTTGAGCTGTTACAAGTTGGGGTTAAGTGCACAAATGAGTCACCACAAGCTAGGCCTAACATGAAGGAGGTCCTAGCCATGTTGGTCAAGATATACAACAATAACCCTAGTGGAGAATCAGGTTATGGCCACCTTGTTTAG